A single region of the Montipora capricornis isolate CH-2021 chromosome 13, ASM3666992v2, whole genome shotgun sequence genome encodes:
- the LOC138030485 gene encoding uncharacterized protein: MAFRTSELLQRNELVRFQLDDVIRAPGNGQHQEKNGYRFTINDRSSFYDWYNAYFEVQFQLQKTADGAGYAAADRITVINGSHSLIAHMMIKSAGKIVYDTDNLHKVTFVKNLLEYSDDYSRSVGKNSFWYLDTDGTTANTNSGYESRKVLTQATNDDGTGGAKDVNLIIPLNRYSFFEELQDKMLVPMQLQFNLNLQNDNELINMAVGVDAGRVVLNRFLLWVPKLTPKDSMYDKFVSSFMKEHKWTYQRELYAVSAPARVSGFFQISSSIDNVKVIFVYLQRAKTRVATQNPYILDTFKLNAANANSYLTTCRLEYGNGVFYPETEYDSDSKVRIFNDLMSYAMRKNDYNTGTQLNLANYNSLYPLIYFDLSYQAEKVTRDPKQLIFRYKLNANSAADFNVHAVVLYEESVVIDKVGNELVIV; the protein is encoded by the coding sequence atggcttttagaacaagtgaattattgcaaagaaatgagttagTGCGATTtcaacttgatgatgtaatccgagccccaggtaacggtcaacatcaagaaaagaacGGTTATAGATTCACCAtcaacgaccggagttctttctatgattggtacaatgcttattttgaggttcaattccagttacaaaaaacAGCAGATGGAGCTGGTTACGCAGCAGCCGATAGAATAACGGTGATAAACGGATCTCATTCATTGATTGCACATATGATGATTAAAAGTGCGGGGAAAATTGTTTATGACACTGACAATCTACATAAGGTCACTTTTGTGAAGAATCTGTTGGAATATTCTGATGATTACAGCAGATCAGTcggtaaaaacagtttttggtatttagACACAGATGGTACGACAGCCAATACTAACTCAGGATATGAATCTAGAAAAGTGCTTACACAAGCTACCAATGATGATGGAACAGGAGGAGCaaaagatgtgaatttgatcatacctctcaatcgttacagtttttttgaagagttgcaggataaaatgttggttcctATGCAGTTGCAATTCAATTTGAATCTCCAGAACGACAATGAACTCATCAATATGGCAGTAGGAGTAGATGCCGGCAGAGTAGTTTTGAACAGATTTCTACTATGGGTTCCAAAATTAACACCAAAAGACAGTATGTACGACAAATTTGTAAGctctttcatgaaagaacacaaatggacaTATCAGCGTGAACTATATGCAGTGTCAGCACCTGCTAGAGTCagtggtttttttcagatttcttccagtattgacaatgtcaaaGTAATTTTTGTTTATCTACAACGGGCTAAAACCAGAGTTGCAACTCAAAATCCATATATACTTGATACCTTCAAACTAAATGCAGCAAACGCAAACAGTTATTTAACAACATGCAGACTCGAATAtggcaatggtgttttctaccCAGAAACAGAATATGACAGTGACAGCAAAGTGAGAATATTCAATGATCTGATGTCTTATGCAATgcgaaaaaatgattacaacaccggAACCCAGTTGAATCTTGCCAATTATAACAGCCTGTATCCACTAATCTATTTCGATCTGTCATATCAGGCAGAGAAAGTAACAAGAGACcctaaacagttgattttcaggTACAAACTCAATGCTAATAGTGCAGCAGATTTCAATGTCCATGCAGTTGTATTGTACGAAGAGTCGGTTGTTATTGACAAGGTGGGTAATGAATTGGTGATAGTTTAA
- the LOC138030484 gene encoding uncharacterized protein, translating into MDIDAVIQVILETGKSSSNNVVRMENRVQKLNGYVESCIEVRDEIIALISDDEIAEEAQKWIDYRRVIHNALDIAQEYRSKQSVSKVDELTTSGSVEHKQSHLKLPKLKLPKFDGDVLKFQNFWDQFEAAVLDNDNVPAFQKFTYLRSVQEGVAYHTIEGFEVTGANYQHAVDALKHRFGRKRIII; encoded by the coding sequence ATGGACATTGATGCTGTGATACAAGTAATACTTGAGACGGGCAAAAGTTCCAGCAACAACGTCGTAAGAATGGAAAATCGTGTTCAAAAGTTGAACGGTTACGTGGAGAGTTGCATTGAGGTAAGAGATGAGATCATTGCACTTATTTCTGATGATGAAATTGCTGAAGAAGCTCAAAAGTGGATTGATTATCGACGAGTGATTCATAATGCTCTAGACATAGCTCAAGAGTATAGATCTAAACAATCAGTTTCCAAGGTAGATGAACTAACCACCTCGGGTTCAGTGGAGCACAAACAGTCACATTTAAAATTACCAAAACTGAAGTTGCCCAAGTTTGATGGAgatgttttaaaatttcaaaatttttgggACCAATTCGAGGCTGCTGTTCTTGATAATGACAATGTGCCTGCTTTTCAGAAGTTCACCTACCTGCGTTCAGTACAAGAAGGGGTTGCTTATCACACCATAGAAGGATTTGAAGTCACTGGTGCTAATTATCAGCATGCTGTTGATGCTCTGAAACATCGCTTTGGTAGGAAgagaataattatttaa